A window of the Paralichthys olivaceus isolate ysfri-2021 chromosome 5, ASM2471397v2, whole genome shotgun sequence genome harbors these coding sequences:
- the ezh1 gene encoding histone-lysine N-methyltransferase EZH1 isoform X2 — MEDTAATDPAPATGTAPPTPRPQPSSFTNSRSLLEWRRRVKSEYMRLRQLKRHKKAEEVKSLFMSNRQKIEQQTNLLNTEWSKLRIQPTPLSTSGGAMASKKMCTVEFGFPGFKAQAIAMRPLSTVAGIPFMYSWSPLQHNFMVEDETFLHNIPYMGDEVLEQDEAFLEELIDNYDGVHGDREGGFISDEIFKELVEALNQYSDQEEEEEEEAVAEAVGKKEEERAMRRSSAEGSEETKAGSVAFVKRKRRSTTEVRDLCGSKKIPNDKIFMAIASMFPYKGTTEELKEKYKDLLEPPSLVKLPPLCTPNLDGPFAKSVQREQSLHSFHTLFCRRCFKYDCFLHPFHATPNVYKRKSKEIRMETEPCGTDCFLLQKGAKEFVDQNMIRPQRSRRWRKQQRSTISSCPGPSGSTEESKEGDSDHETTSSSEGNSRCQTPTKLRPGDDDGEQQPCCVVQWSGAEESLFRVLHGTYFNNFCSIARLIGTKNCKEVYEFAVKEVLIHRVPLEDGGISPQKKKRKHRLWAKIQLKKDNSSNQVYNYQPCDHPDHPCDSSCPCVMTQNFCEKFCQCEHECQNRFPGCRCKTQCNTKQCPCYLAVRECDPDLCMTCGAADHWDSKVVSCKNCSIQRGLKKHLLLAPSDIAGWGTFIKEPVQKNEFISEYCGELISQDEADRRGRIYDKYMSSFLFNLNNDFVVDATRKGNKIRFANHSVNPNCYAKVVMVNGDHRIGIFAKRAILQGEELFFDYRYSQADALKYVGIEREVDMT; from the exons ATGGAGGACACAGCTGCCACAGACCCAGCCCCTGCCACCGGTACCGCCCCACCAACCCCAAGACCTCAGCCTTCCTCCTTCACCAACTCCCGCAGCTTGCTGGAGTGGAGGCGGAGGGTCAAGTCCGAGTATATGCGCCTTCGCCAATTAAAGCGCCATAAAAAAGCCGAGGAGGTCAAG AGCCTGTTCATGTCCAACAGACAGAAGATCGAGCAGCAGACAAATCTCCTGAACACAGAGTGGTCCAAGCTCAGGATTCAGCCCACGCCACTGTCCACTTCTGGCGGAGCTATGGCCAGCaagaag ATGTGTACGGTGGAGTTTGGCTTCCCAGGATTCAAAGCTCAAGCCATCGCCATGAGGCCTCTGTCCACAGTGGCAGGAATCCCCTTCATGTACTCCTGGTCACCTCTGCAGCACAACTTCATG GTGGAGGATGAGACGTTCCTTCACAACATCCCCTACATGGGCGATGAGGTGCTGGAACAGGACGAGGCCTTCCTGGAGGAACTCATCGACAACTACGATGGCGTGCATGGTGACAGAG AGGGTGGTTTCATCAGCGACGAGATCTTTAAGGAGCTGGTGGAGGCCTTGAACCAGTACTctgaccaggaggaggaggaagaggaggaggcagtggcGGAGGCTGTGGgtaagaaggaggaggagagggcgaTGAGGAGGAGCTCGGCGGAGGGTTCGGAGGAGACCAAAGCTGGGAGCGTGGCGTTCGtcaaaaggaaaaggaggagcaCAACGGAGG TGAGGGACTTGTGCGGCAGCAAGAAGATCCCCAACGATAAGATATTTATGGCCATCGCCTCCATGTTCCCCTACAAGGGCACCACAGAGGAGCTCaaagaaaa GTACAAGGACCTTCTTGAGCCCCCCAGCCTGGTGAAGCTGCCCCCACTTTGCACCCCCAACCTGGACGGACCTTTTGCTAAGTCTGTGCAGCGGGAGCAGTCGTTACACTCCTTCCACACACTCTTCTGCAGACGTTGCTTCAAATACGACTGTTTCCTTCACC ctTTTCATGCTACACCCAATGTTTACAAGAGGAAGAGTAAGGAGATCCGCATGGAGACTGAGCCATGTGGCACAGATTGCTTTCTGTTACAG AAAGGGGCTAAAGAGTTTGTGGATCAGAATATGATACGGCCCCAGAGGTCTCGCCGGTGGCGGAAGCAACAGCGTTCCACCATTTCCAGCTGTCCTGGACCATCTGGGTCCACTGAGGAAAGCAAAGAGGGCGACAGTGACCATGagaccacctcctcctcag AGGGTAATTCACGGTGCCAGACTCCCACCAAGCTGCGTCCAGGGGATGATGACGGCGAGCAGCAGCCATGCTGTGTGGTCCAGTGGAGCGGGGCGGAGGAGTCGCTGTTCAGGGTCCTTCACGGCACATATTTCAACAACTTCTGCTCCATCGCGCGTCTCATCGGTACCAAGAACTGCAAGGAG GTGTACGAGTTCGCAGTGAAGGAGGTCCTGATCCATCGGGTTCCTTTAGAGGATGGAGGCATCTCACcccaaaagaagaaaaggaaacacag GTTATGGGCGAAGATTCAGCTGAAGAAAG ATAACTCATCCAATCAGGTGTACAACTACCAACCATGTGACCACCCCGACCATCCATGCGACAGCTCCTGCCCGTGTGTGATGACCCAGAATTTCTGCGAGAAGTTCTGTCAGTGCGAGCACGAGT GCCAGAACCGCTTCCCAGGCTGCAGGTGTAAGACTCAGTGTAACACCAAACAGTGTCCCTGCTACCTGGCTGTGAGGGAATGCGACCCAGATCTGTGCATGACCTGTGGAGCTGCAGACCACTGGGACAGCAAAGTGGTCTCCTGCAAAAACTGCAGCATCCAGAGAGGCCTGAAAAAG CACTTGCTGCTGGCTCCGTCAGACATCGCCGGGTGGGGCACCTTCATCAAAGAGCCTGTTCAGAAGAATGAATTCATCTCAGAGTACTGCGGAGAG ctgatcTCCCAGGACGAGGCAGACCGACGTGGCAGGATCTACGACAAATACATGTCCAGCTTCCTTTTCAACTTAAACAATG ACTTTGTTGTGGATGCCACACGAAAGGGGAACAAAATCCGCTTTGCAAATCATTCAGTTAATCCCAACTGCTACGCAAAAG TGGTAATGGTGAACGGAGACCATCGCATCGGGATCTTTGCCAAACGAGCTATCCTGCAAGGAGAGGAGCTTTTCTTTGACTACAG atACAGCCAAGCCGATGCCCTCAAGTATGTGGGGATAGAGAGGGAGGTGGACATGACTTAG
- the ezh1 gene encoding histone-lysine N-methyltransferase EZH1 isoform X3 has translation MEDTAATDPAPATGTAPPTPRPQPSSFTNSRSLLEWRRRVKSEYMRLRQLKRHKKAEEVKSLFMSNRQKIEQQTNLLNTEWSKLRIQPTPLSTSGGAMASKKMCTVEFGFPGFKAQAIAMRPLSTVAGIPFMYSWSPLQHNFMVEDETFLHNIPYMGDEVLEQDEAFLEELIDNYDGVHGDREGGFISDEIFKELVEALNQYSDQEEEEEEEAVAEAVGKKEEERAMRRSSAEGSEETKAGSVAFVKRKRRSTTEVRDLCGSKKIPNDKIFMAIASMFPYKGTTEELKEKYKDLLEPPSLVKLPPLCTPNLDGPFAKSVQREQSLHSFHTLFCRRCFKYDCFLHPFHATPNVYKRKSKEIRMETEPCGTDCFLLQKGAKEFVDQNMIRPQRSRRWRKQQRSTISSCPGPSGSTEESKEGDSDHETTSSSEGNSRCQTPTKLRPGDDDGEQQPCCVVQWSGAEESLFRVLHGTYFNNFCSIARLIGTKNCKEVYEFAVKEVLIHRVPLEDGGISPQKKKRKHRLWAKIQLKKDNSSNQVYNYQPCDHPDHPCDSSCPCVMTQNFCEKFCQCEHECQNRFPGCRCKTQCNTKQCPCYLAVRECDPDLCMTCGAADHWDSKVVSCKNCSIQRGLKKHLLLAPSDIAGWGTFIKEPVQKNEFISEYCGELISQDEADRRGRIYDKYMSSFLFNLNNVDFVVDATRKGNKIRFANHSVNPNCYAKVVMVNGDHRIGIFAKRAILQGEELFFDYR, from the exons ATGGAGGACACAGCTGCCACAGACCCAGCCCCTGCCACCGGTACCGCCCCACCAACCCCAAGACCTCAGCCTTCCTCCTTCACCAACTCCCGCAGCTTGCTGGAGTGGAGGCGGAGGGTCAAGTCCGAGTATATGCGCCTTCGCCAATTAAAGCGCCATAAAAAAGCCGAGGAGGTCAAG AGCCTGTTCATGTCCAACAGACAGAAGATCGAGCAGCAGACAAATCTCCTGAACACAGAGTGGTCCAAGCTCAGGATTCAGCCCACGCCACTGTCCACTTCTGGCGGAGCTATGGCCAGCaagaag ATGTGTACGGTGGAGTTTGGCTTCCCAGGATTCAAAGCTCAAGCCATCGCCATGAGGCCTCTGTCCACAGTGGCAGGAATCCCCTTCATGTACTCCTGGTCACCTCTGCAGCACAACTTCATG GTGGAGGATGAGACGTTCCTTCACAACATCCCCTACATGGGCGATGAGGTGCTGGAACAGGACGAGGCCTTCCTGGAGGAACTCATCGACAACTACGATGGCGTGCATGGTGACAGAG AGGGTGGTTTCATCAGCGACGAGATCTTTAAGGAGCTGGTGGAGGCCTTGAACCAGTACTctgaccaggaggaggaggaagaggaggaggcagtggcGGAGGCTGTGGgtaagaaggaggaggagagggcgaTGAGGAGGAGCTCGGCGGAGGGTTCGGAGGAGACCAAAGCTGGGAGCGTGGCGTTCGtcaaaaggaaaaggaggagcaCAACGGAGG TGAGGGACTTGTGCGGCAGCAAGAAGATCCCCAACGATAAGATATTTATGGCCATCGCCTCCATGTTCCCCTACAAGGGCACCACAGAGGAGCTCaaagaaaa GTACAAGGACCTTCTTGAGCCCCCCAGCCTGGTGAAGCTGCCCCCACTTTGCACCCCCAACCTGGACGGACCTTTTGCTAAGTCTGTGCAGCGGGAGCAGTCGTTACACTCCTTCCACACACTCTTCTGCAGACGTTGCTTCAAATACGACTGTTTCCTTCACC ctTTTCATGCTACACCCAATGTTTACAAGAGGAAGAGTAAGGAGATCCGCATGGAGACTGAGCCATGTGGCACAGATTGCTTTCTGTTACAG AAAGGGGCTAAAGAGTTTGTGGATCAGAATATGATACGGCCCCAGAGGTCTCGCCGGTGGCGGAAGCAACAGCGTTCCACCATTTCCAGCTGTCCTGGACCATCTGGGTCCACTGAGGAAAGCAAAGAGGGCGACAGTGACCATGagaccacctcctcctcag AGGGTAATTCACGGTGCCAGACTCCCACCAAGCTGCGTCCAGGGGATGATGACGGCGAGCAGCAGCCATGCTGTGTGGTCCAGTGGAGCGGGGCGGAGGAGTCGCTGTTCAGGGTCCTTCACGGCACATATTTCAACAACTTCTGCTCCATCGCGCGTCTCATCGGTACCAAGAACTGCAAGGAG GTGTACGAGTTCGCAGTGAAGGAGGTCCTGATCCATCGGGTTCCTTTAGAGGATGGAGGCATCTCACcccaaaagaagaaaaggaaacacag GTTATGGGCGAAGATTCAGCTGAAGAAAG ATAACTCATCCAATCAGGTGTACAACTACCAACCATGTGACCACCCCGACCATCCATGCGACAGCTCCTGCCCGTGTGTGATGACCCAGAATTTCTGCGAGAAGTTCTGTCAGTGCGAGCACGAGT GCCAGAACCGCTTCCCAGGCTGCAGGTGTAAGACTCAGTGTAACACCAAACAGTGTCCCTGCTACCTGGCTGTGAGGGAATGCGACCCAGATCTGTGCATGACCTGTGGAGCTGCAGACCACTGGGACAGCAAAGTGGTCTCCTGCAAAAACTGCAGCATCCAGAGAGGCCTGAAAAAG CACTTGCTGCTGGCTCCGTCAGACATCGCCGGGTGGGGCACCTTCATCAAAGAGCCTGTTCAGAAGAATGAATTCATCTCAGAGTACTGCGGAGAG ctgatcTCCCAGGACGAGGCAGACCGACGTGGCAGGATCTACGACAAATACATGTCCAGCTTCCTTTTCAACTTAAACAATG TAGACTTTGTTGTGGATGCCACACGAAAGGGGAACAAAATCCGCTTTGCAAATCATTCAGTTAATCCCAACTGCTACGCAAAAG TGGTAATGGTGAACGGAGACCATCGCATCGGGATCTTTGCCAAACGAGCTATCCTGCAAGGAGAGGAGCTTTTCTTTGACTACAGGTAG
- the ezh1 gene encoding histone-lysine N-methyltransferase EZH1 isoform X4 has translation MEDTAATDPAPATGTAPPTPRPQPSSFTNSRSLLEWRRRVKSEYMRLRQLKRHKKAEEVKSLFMSNRQKIEQQTNLLNTEWSKLRIQPTPLSTSGGAMASKKMCTVEFGFPGFKAQAIAMRPLSTVAGIPFMYSWSPLQHNFMVEDETFLHNIPYMGDEVLEQDEAFLEELIDNYDGVHGDREGGFISDEIFKELVEALNQYSDQEEEEEEEAVAEAVGKKEEERAMRRSSAEGSEETKAGSVAFVKRKRRSTTEVRDLCGSKKIPNDKIFMAIASMFPYKGTTEELKEKYKDLLEPPSLVKLPPLCTPNLDGPFAKSVQREQSLHSFHTLFCRRCFKYDCFLHPFHATPNVYKRKSKEIRMETEPCGTDCFLLQKGAKEFVDQNMIRPQRSRRWRKQQRSTISSCPGPSGSTEESKEGDSDHETTSSSEGNSRCQTPTKLRPGDDDGEQQPCCVVQWSGAEESLFRVLHGTYFNNFCSIARLIGTKNCKEVYEFAVKEVLIHRVPLEDGGISPQKKKRKHRLWAKIQLKKDNSSNQVYNYQPCDHPDHPCDSSCPCVMTQNFCEKFCQCEHECQNRFPGCRCKTQCNTKQCPCYLAVRECDPDLCMTCGAADHWDSKVVSCKNCSIQRGLKKHLLLAPSDIAGWGTFIKEPVQKNEFISEYCGELISQDEADRRGRIYDKYMSSFLFNLNNDFVVDATRKGNKIRFANHSVNPNCYAKVVMVNGDHRIGIFAKRAILQGEELFFDYR, from the exons ATGGAGGACACAGCTGCCACAGACCCAGCCCCTGCCACCGGTACCGCCCCACCAACCCCAAGACCTCAGCCTTCCTCCTTCACCAACTCCCGCAGCTTGCTGGAGTGGAGGCGGAGGGTCAAGTCCGAGTATATGCGCCTTCGCCAATTAAAGCGCCATAAAAAAGCCGAGGAGGTCAAG AGCCTGTTCATGTCCAACAGACAGAAGATCGAGCAGCAGACAAATCTCCTGAACACAGAGTGGTCCAAGCTCAGGATTCAGCCCACGCCACTGTCCACTTCTGGCGGAGCTATGGCCAGCaagaag ATGTGTACGGTGGAGTTTGGCTTCCCAGGATTCAAAGCTCAAGCCATCGCCATGAGGCCTCTGTCCACAGTGGCAGGAATCCCCTTCATGTACTCCTGGTCACCTCTGCAGCACAACTTCATG GTGGAGGATGAGACGTTCCTTCACAACATCCCCTACATGGGCGATGAGGTGCTGGAACAGGACGAGGCCTTCCTGGAGGAACTCATCGACAACTACGATGGCGTGCATGGTGACAGAG AGGGTGGTTTCATCAGCGACGAGATCTTTAAGGAGCTGGTGGAGGCCTTGAACCAGTACTctgaccaggaggaggaggaagaggaggaggcagtggcGGAGGCTGTGGgtaagaaggaggaggagagggcgaTGAGGAGGAGCTCGGCGGAGGGTTCGGAGGAGACCAAAGCTGGGAGCGTGGCGTTCGtcaaaaggaaaaggaggagcaCAACGGAGG TGAGGGACTTGTGCGGCAGCAAGAAGATCCCCAACGATAAGATATTTATGGCCATCGCCTCCATGTTCCCCTACAAGGGCACCACAGAGGAGCTCaaagaaaa GTACAAGGACCTTCTTGAGCCCCCCAGCCTGGTGAAGCTGCCCCCACTTTGCACCCCCAACCTGGACGGACCTTTTGCTAAGTCTGTGCAGCGGGAGCAGTCGTTACACTCCTTCCACACACTCTTCTGCAGACGTTGCTTCAAATACGACTGTTTCCTTCACC ctTTTCATGCTACACCCAATGTTTACAAGAGGAAGAGTAAGGAGATCCGCATGGAGACTGAGCCATGTGGCACAGATTGCTTTCTGTTACAG AAAGGGGCTAAAGAGTTTGTGGATCAGAATATGATACGGCCCCAGAGGTCTCGCCGGTGGCGGAAGCAACAGCGTTCCACCATTTCCAGCTGTCCTGGACCATCTGGGTCCACTGAGGAAAGCAAAGAGGGCGACAGTGACCATGagaccacctcctcctcag AGGGTAATTCACGGTGCCAGACTCCCACCAAGCTGCGTCCAGGGGATGATGACGGCGAGCAGCAGCCATGCTGTGTGGTCCAGTGGAGCGGGGCGGAGGAGTCGCTGTTCAGGGTCCTTCACGGCACATATTTCAACAACTTCTGCTCCATCGCGCGTCTCATCGGTACCAAGAACTGCAAGGAG GTGTACGAGTTCGCAGTGAAGGAGGTCCTGATCCATCGGGTTCCTTTAGAGGATGGAGGCATCTCACcccaaaagaagaaaaggaaacacag GTTATGGGCGAAGATTCAGCTGAAGAAAG ATAACTCATCCAATCAGGTGTACAACTACCAACCATGTGACCACCCCGACCATCCATGCGACAGCTCCTGCCCGTGTGTGATGACCCAGAATTTCTGCGAGAAGTTCTGTCAGTGCGAGCACGAGT GCCAGAACCGCTTCCCAGGCTGCAGGTGTAAGACTCAGTGTAACACCAAACAGTGTCCCTGCTACCTGGCTGTGAGGGAATGCGACCCAGATCTGTGCATGACCTGTGGAGCTGCAGACCACTGGGACAGCAAAGTGGTCTCCTGCAAAAACTGCAGCATCCAGAGAGGCCTGAAAAAG CACTTGCTGCTGGCTCCGTCAGACATCGCCGGGTGGGGCACCTTCATCAAAGAGCCTGTTCAGAAGAATGAATTCATCTCAGAGTACTGCGGAGAG ctgatcTCCCAGGACGAGGCAGACCGACGTGGCAGGATCTACGACAAATACATGTCCAGCTTCCTTTTCAACTTAAACAATG ACTTTGTTGTGGATGCCACACGAAAGGGGAACAAAATCCGCTTTGCAAATCATTCAGTTAATCCCAACTGCTACGCAAAAG TGGTAATGGTGAACGGAGACCATCGCATCGGGATCTTTGCCAAACGAGCTATCCTGCAAGGAGAGGAGCTTTTCTTTGACTACAGGTAG
- the ezh1 gene encoding histone-lysine N-methyltransferase EZH1 isoform X1 — MEDTAATDPAPATGTAPPTPRPQPSSFTNSRSLLEWRRRVKSEYMRLRQLKRHKKAEEVKSLFMSNRQKIEQQTNLLNTEWSKLRIQPTPLSTSGGAMASKKMCTVEFGFPGFKAQAIAMRPLSTVAGIPFMYSWSPLQHNFMVEDETFLHNIPYMGDEVLEQDEAFLEELIDNYDGVHGDREGGFISDEIFKELVEALNQYSDQEEEEEEEAVAEAVGKKEEERAMRRSSAEGSEETKAGSVAFVKRKRRSTTEVRDLCGSKKIPNDKIFMAIASMFPYKGTTEELKEKYKDLLEPPSLVKLPPLCTPNLDGPFAKSVQREQSLHSFHTLFCRRCFKYDCFLHPFHATPNVYKRKSKEIRMETEPCGTDCFLLQKGAKEFVDQNMIRPQRSRRWRKQQRSTISSCPGPSGSTEESKEGDSDHETTSSSEGNSRCQTPTKLRPGDDDGEQQPCCVVQWSGAEESLFRVLHGTYFNNFCSIARLIGTKNCKEVYEFAVKEVLIHRVPLEDGGISPQKKKRKHRLWAKIQLKKDNSSNQVYNYQPCDHPDHPCDSSCPCVMTQNFCEKFCQCEHECQNRFPGCRCKTQCNTKQCPCYLAVRECDPDLCMTCGAADHWDSKVVSCKNCSIQRGLKKHLLLAPSDIAGWGTFIKEPVQKNEFISEYCGELISQDEADRRGRIYDKYMSSFLFNLNNVDFVVDATRKGNKIRFANHSVNPNCYAKVVMVNGDHRIGIFAKRAILQGEELFFDYRYSQADALKYVGIEREVDMT; from the exons ATGGAGGACACAGCTGCCACAGACCCAGCCCCTGCCACCGGTACCGCCCCACCAACCCCAAGACCTCAGCCTTCCTCCTTCACCAACTCCCGCAGCTTGCTGGAGTGGAGGCGGAGGGTCAAGTCCGAGTATATGCGCCTTCGCCAATTAAAGCGCCATAAAAAAGCCGAGGAGGTCAAG AGCCTGTTCATGTCCAACAGACAGAAGATCGAGCAGCAGACAAATCTCCTGAACACAGAGTGGTCCAAGCTCAGGATTCAGCCCACGCCACTGTCCACTTCTGGCGGAGCTATGGCCAGCaagaag ATGTGTACGGTGGAGTTTGGCTTCCCAGGATTCAAAGCTCAAGCCATCGCCATGAGGCCTCTGTCCACAGTGGCAGGAATCCCCTTCATGTACTCCTGGTCACCTCTGCAGCACAACTTCATG GTGGAGGATGAGACGTTCCTTCACAACATCCCCTACATGGGCGATGAGGTGCTGGAACAGGACGAGGCCTTCCTGGAGGAACTCATCGACAACTACGATGGCGTGCATGGTGACAGAG AGGGTGGTTTCATCAGCGACGAGATCTTTAAGGAGCTGGTGGAGGCCTTGAACCAGTACTctgaccaggaggaggaggaagaggaggaggcagtggcGGAGGCTGTGGgtaagaaggaggaggagagggcgaTGAGGAGGAGCTCGGCGGAGGGTTCGGAGGAGACCAAAGCTGGGAGCGTGGCGTTCGtcaaaaggaaaaggaggagcaCAACGGAGG TGAGGGACTTGTGCGGCAGCAAGAAGATCCCCAACGATAAGATATTTATGGCCATCGCCTCCATGTTCCCCTACAAGGGCACCACAGAGGAGCTCaaagaaaa GTACAAGGACCTTCTTGAGCCCCCCAGCCTGGTGAAGCTGCCCCCACTTTGCACCCCCAACCTGGACGGACCTTTTGCTAAGTCTGTGCAGCGGGAGCAGTCGTTACACTCCTTCCACACACTCTTCTGCAGACGTTGCTTCAAATACGACTGTTTCCTTCACC ctTTTCATGCTACACCCAATGTTTACAAGAGGAAGAGTAAGGAGATCCGCATGGAGACTGAGCCATGTGGCACAGATTGCTTTCTGTTACAG AAAGGGGCTAAAGAGTTTGTGGATCAGAATATGATACGGCCCCAGAGGTCTCGCCGGTGGCGGAAGCAACAGCGTTCCACCATTTCCAGCTGTCCTGGACCATCTGGGTCCACTGAGGAAAGCAAAGAGGGCGACAGTGACCATGagaccacctcctcctcag AGGGTAATTCACGGTGCCAGACTCCCACCAAGCTGCGTCCAGGGGATGATGACGGCGAGCAGCAGCCATGCTGTGTGGTCCAGTGGAGCGGGGCGGAGGAGTCGCTGTTCAGGGTCCTTCACGGCACATATTTCAACAACTTCTGCTCCATCGCGCGTCTCATCGGTACCAAGAACTGCAAGGAG GTGTACGAGTTCGCAGTGAAGGAGGTCCTGATCCATCGGGTTCCTTTAGAGGATGGAGGCATCTCACcccaaaagaagaaaaggaaacacag GTTATGGGCGAAGATTCAGCTGAAGAAAG ATAACTCATCCAATCAGGTGTACAACTACCAACCATGTGACCACCCCGACCATCCATGCGACAGCTCCTGCCCGTGTGTGATGACCCAGAATTTCTGCGAGAAGTTCTGTCAGTGCGAGCACGAGT GCCAGAACCGCTTCCCAGGCTGCAGGTGTAAGACTCAGTGTAACACCAAACAGTGTCCCTGCTACCTGGCTGTGAGGGAATGCGACCCAGATCTGTGCATGACCTGTGGAGCTGCAGACCACTGGGACAGCAAAGTGGTCTCCTGCAAAAACTGCAGCATCCAGAGAGGCCTGAAAAAG CACTTGCTGCTGGCTCCGTCAGACATCGCCGGGTGGGGCACCTTCATCAAAGAGCCTGTTCAGAAGAATGAATTCATCTCAGAGTACTGCGGAGAG ctgatcTCCCAGGACGAGGCAGACCGACGTGGCAGGATCTACGACAAATACATGTCCAGCTTCCTTTTCAACTTAAACAATG TAGACTTTGTTGTGGATGCCACACGAAAGGGGAACAAAATCCGCTTTGCAAATCATTCAGTTAATCCCAACTGCTACGCAAAAG TGGTAATGGTGAACGGAGACCATCGCATCGGGATCTTTGCCAAACGAGCTATCCTGCAAGGAGAGGAGCTTTTCTTTGACTACAG atACAGCCAAGCCGATGCCCTCAAGTATGTGGGGATAGAGAGGGAGGTGGACATGACTTAG